The Sedimentisphaera salicampi genome includes a region encoding these proteins:
- a CDS encoding HEAT repeat domain-containing protein, with protein MLKDKFIKIKYIAAIIVSIPVICSAMGDSRSRGVEEGLPLEEKARWKVMEIMQSGSIDLQMDAIEVAAKSGDETLLSNIMPVLNDEKAPEPIKFAGLMAIGDAKYSGGLKFAEKYKTDENPNLKMAAAYALIRLGKTSNSNYKIILNHLDSEDQKTKDNAVLLLGKAGERKYISVLRWLYNNENSTERTKLLIVEALSRLRDPEARSKAWALMISKRADDRVMGITSMQKLKTLKAKNAILTMLDDGVLEVRLVAAENAALLGDKSGRDIVLNFFKNKVNTLDKKDRDRALLHAIDAAMAIKGVDSAQYVPDYLDYNSKKIQLKAAQAILSM; from the coding sequence ATGCTGAAAGATAAATTTATCAAAATCAAGTATATCGCCGCAATCATTGTGTCAATACCGGTCATTTGCTCAGCAATGGGAGACAGCAGATCCAGAGGTGTTGAGGAAGGGCTGCCTTTGGAAGAAAAGGCAAGATGGAAAGTTATGGAAATTATGCAAAGCGGGAGCATCGATCTGCAAATGGACGCTATTGAAGTGGCAGCGAAAAGCGGCGATGAAACCCTTCTTTCTAATATTATGCCTGTTTTAAATGATGAGAAGGCCCCCGAGCCAATCAAATTTGCAGGCCTCATGGCGATTGGCGATGCAAAATATTCAGGGGGGCTGAAGTTTGCTGAGAAGTACAAAACAGATGAAAACCCAAATCTTAAAATGGCAGCGGCGTATGCCCTTATAAGACTCGGAAAAACTTCTAACTCTAACTACAAAATAATATTAAATCATCTCGATTCTGAAGATCAAAAAACTAAAGACAATGCGGTATTGCTTCTGGGCAAGGCTGGAGAACGAAAATATATAAGCGTTCTGCGATGGCTTTACAATAATGAAAACTCTACCGAGAGAACGAAGCTTTTGATTGTCGAAGCCCTCTCAAGGCTCAGGGATCCCGAAGCTCGCTCAAAGGCTTGGGCATTAATGATAAGTAAAAGAGCTGATGACAGAGTTATGGGCATCACCTCAATGCAGAAGCTCAAAACGCTTAAAGCCAAAAATGCGATACTTACTATGCTTGATGACGGGGTTCTTGAAGTGAGGCTGGTGGCTGCTGAAAATGCCGCCCTGCTCGGGGATAAATCCGGCAGGGATATCGTGCTGAATTTCTTCAAGAACAAAGTGAATACGCTGGACAAAAAAGACAGGGACCGCGCCCTGCTGCACGCAATAGATGCAGCGATGGCTATAAAGGGTGTTGACAGTGCCCAATATGTTCCTGATTATCTGGATTACAACTCTAAAAAGATCCAGCTCAAAGCTGCCCAAGCAATATTGAGTATGTAA
- a CDS encoding RsmE family RNA methyltransferase, giving the protein MPLFFAENINPTTFLDQSETKHLAAFRIKKGDNIQIFDGKGNSATGLVRETGKNSTELEILSKQTASPRENGKISLIVSIAKGQRFDWLISKAAELGADRIMPAVFERTVKTAKGKNLLERYRKVAISACKQSRNLFLPEILAPAPFEEYLNGLNDSVLLSATLSGNSESLFKTTLNPSDNYAVFIGPEGGFTESEEKILEQAGAKSISLTSTILRTETAAICFCSFLAVMRDSAKV; this is encoded by the coding sequence ATGCCTTTATTTTTCGCTGAAAATATCAATCCCACTACCTTTCTGGACCAATCAGAAACCAAGCATCTTGCAGCTTTCCGCATTAAAAAAGGCGATAATATACAAATATTCGACGGCAAAGGGAACTCCGCAACAGGTTTAGTAAGAGAGACAGGCAAAAACAGCACTGAACTTGAGATTCTCAGCAAGCAGACGGCCAGCCCACGCGAGAATGGTAAAATATCCCTGATTGTAAGTATCGCAAAGGGGCAAAGGTTCGACTGGCTCATCTCCAAAGCCGCAGAGCTCGGTGCAGATCGTATTATGCCCGCAGTATTTGAACGTACAGTAAAAACCGCCAAAGGGAAAAACCTTCTGGAAAGATACAGGAAAGTTGCAATATCAGCTTGCAAACAAAGCAGAAATTTATTCCTTCCGGAAATCCTCGCCCCGGCCCCCTTTGAAGAATATTTGAATGGGCTTAACGATTCGGTTTTGTTATCGGCAACTTTATCAGGTAATTCCGAAAGCCTTTTTAAGACAACACTAAATCCTTCAGACAACTATGCAGTATTTATAGGACCTGAGGGAGGATTTACGGAAAGTGAAGAAAAAATTCTCGAGCAGGCTGGCGCAAAAAGCATATCACTCACATCAACCATCCTTAGAACTGAAACAGCAGCAATCTGCTTTTGTTCGTTTTTAGCGGTTATGCGTGATTCGGCCAAAGTATAA